The following coding sequences lie in one Aspergillus puulaauensis MK2 DNA, chromosome 3, nearly complete sequence genomic window:
- a CDS encoding uncharacterized protein (COG:S;~EggNog:ENOG410PKRC;~TransMembrane:2 (i73-93o135-153i)) — MAKSARRSGKGKAPAASPVSASGASTPTSQSGPLPPFTQAPECLTPFLKLLSPEEVYLIHIDRSDVDLKKQTFIIPAVTNVLIIALIALRVYMGRTMYPALFATVVGLASPVNDTASLNWTELASVIFRRALPVLFDYLLVVTFLPWPIRFFAGPIEWRRRIGFRSQEIIVRRSQPTVSQNLERNRWVREDEEMRDKIVAAVTPDRLLKTGYLLVDADWGLDYPAMIKAHELVGASSSTPKGSGASSHLPLDEFRTAVLVNTDNDGWIIWHVGDENTEEGRTRSKQRDQILDFKEKLTEMGHEALFFRWVELIQYESTQPGGFTAERQASAMVQAKQLFEEAGVDFNGFWQEVGGMEGFGDDVDAEVDAEVDVDKFAEQLD, encoded by the coding sequence ATGGCCAAATCCGCAAGACGGTCCGGCAAGGGTAAAGCCCCTGCTGCATCTCCAGTATCGGCCTCTGGAGCCTCAACCCCCACATCTCAATCcggccctcttcctccgttCACACAGGCACCAGAATGTCTCACTCCGTTCCTCAAGCTCCTATCCCCCGAAGAAGTATACCTCATCCACATCGACCGCTCGGACGTCGACCTCAAAAAGCAGACCTTCATCATCCCTGCTGTAACCAACGTCCTCATCATTGCCCTCATTGCTCTCCGCGTATACATGGGCCGTACCATGTACCCCGCCCTCTTCGCAACCGTAGTTGGTCTTGCAAGCCCAGTGAACGACACCGCCTCGTTAAACTGGACCGAACTCGCCTCCGTCATTTTCCGCCGCGCGCTCCCAGTCCTGTTTGACTATCTCCTCGTTGTAACCTTCCTCCCATGGCCCATCCGCTTCTTCGCAGGACCCATCGAATGGCGCCGCCGTATTGGCTTCCGCAGCCAAGAAATCATCgtccgccgcagccaacCAACCGTATCCCAGAACCTCGAGCGCAACCGTTGGGTCCGTGAGGACGAAGAAATGCGCGACAAGATCGTCGCAGCCGTAACTCCTGACCGGCTCCTCAAGACAGGCTACCTTCTCGTCGACGCAGATTGGGGGCTTGACTACCCGGCCATGATCAAAGCACACGAGCTCGTCGGTGCTAGCAGCAGCACACCGAAGGGCTCGGGCGCCTCGTCACATCTCCCGCTTGACGAATTCCGCACCGCCGTGCTGGTCAACACAGACAACGACGGGTGGATAATCTGGCACGTCGGCGACGAAAACACCGAAGAGGGACGCACACGCTCCAAGCAACGTGATCAGATCCTGGATTTCAAGGAGAAACTCACAGAAATGGGTCACGAAGCGCTTTTCTTCCGGTGGGTCGAACTGATCCAGTATGAGAGCACGCAACCCGGCGGGTTCACCGCGGAAAGGCAGGCTAGTGCCATGGTGCAGGCGAAGCAGCTGTTTGAAGAGGCCGGAGTCGATTTCAACGGATTCTGGCAGGAAGTCGGCGGGATGGAAGGGTTTGGGGACGATGTCGATGCAGAGGTCGACGCAGAGGTCGACGTAGATAAGTTTGCGGAACAGTTGGATTGA
- the atg11 gene encoding autophagy protein ATG11 (COG:U;~EggNog:ENOG410PJTE;~InterPro:IPR040040,IPR019460;~PFAM:PF10377;~go_process: GO:0000045 - autophagosome assembly [Evidence IEA];~go_process: GO:0000422 - autophagy of mitochondrion [Evidence IEA]), with amino-acid sequence MSLHIYIAHTGEHLLADSGSFSTTDALRSWITQSTSIPPQRQILMTPRGKNVKIQTLTTESEIFVYDRRYVSEQDNAELPSLPSPQPLVLDNPPDTLTDQNNLQAWRNLYLTRKTWASKLTTRCETADSSIRELNERTEIVNRAAGVALENLKTHVASLENRFQEAQPWARDLEKEQQSALEGWKRALGNLANVSARKDFSFLGRPSTPKKDSDRSTGTLLDYVDAGEVHKAGAEASATSSRFIQQFQDIEKAVGEIAAETQRLLDDVPPSGSDNVEGLLQEVETLAKKIQSDYEHVLALPNNQKALASISRLALNHTKDILPSMLEIGLEIREGLGGAASQYGAAAKSALNHTKLISSIESRLADVQSQIANLTFQSDAFDLLYSVFHMPLVYGSVLIESVRRREFNDKMKSDSLTLAEEMSVFQDEEQRRRKKWTKNMEDFISITETTTPGIEVNLRGHDFEWPTVTRKEVESYIEELKSKPGMSNAAQELAQAFKEIDAPTRVQRRRAKAFKQGSLYDLSRSSLLLHSDEMVRNLKDEKNKLEEKLRGSESRIRKLEDLLHRQSHIGRPASGNFSIDFPSSPASPHPDHMSRRSSVSSRRMSANQTSEEKNLVNRIVHLEAELANERETVQRLQREAHVERQSNTDKMQEAQSTKNDLIGNLESRQREFADERRYLEGEVKRFKIRIEELEEELDRVADSRDHEKQDSDERMHQLELELQDAHVRADAEMRKANNLLEQMQSHKDSGDRFREQVDELEKQDAERKQKDQELYQALQGVFMNLSPGGTVPKEVADIIKAIDVLSEGLTIHANTTEDNAAKSAAENATLTERLEKMESETETLQNASDGYKSELEKAQEELEQEKSRLISLKSELKDERARLGELESKLAAGETGAGALREHVAEEEQRVTDISEQLAEVETRARRSEEEVLQWKKRVEALSESDKQVTAKVDVHTTRLEELSQQLFAQVEKLGRMLEQLGFTVIRQDGEIVVQRSSKVNALSATADTLAQSGVVSVKPDANLLSWMQANTPDEEADKFKAFMESLHQFNVDIYGDAVVKRVKDIELLARKWQKEARGYRDKYHRVQSEAHDKIAYRSFKEGDLALFLPTRNQAIRSWAAFNVGAPHYFLREQDSHKLQARDWLLARITKIEERVVDLSKSMNGGNPDRRSIGEASDGASIDDENPFELSDGLRWYLLDAAEEKPGAPATPGLGKSTVAPAHVDARGSIRLKRTPAGENVTKTLTKSLDSRRNSSTSNRKAPAPTSARANDSTAELIRPTEGDTAASSQSQLREREREVAPIFDEVRRDLLQGP; translated from the exons ATGTCTTTGCACATCTACATCGCTCACACAGGTGAGCATCTACTAGCCGACTCAGGGTCGTTCTCTAC AACGGACGCCTTGCGGTCATGGATTACACAAAGTACATCTATTCCACCTCAGAGACAGATCTTGATGACCCCTCGTGGGAAAAATGTCAAGATCCAAACGCTGACCACTGAA AGCGAGATATTTGTGTACGATAGACGATACGTTAGCGAGCAAGATAACGCCGAGCTCCCAAGCCTTCCGTCTCCACAGCCGCTCGTGCTCGATAATCCTCCGGATACACTCACCGACCAGAATAACCTACAAGCCTGGCGGAACCTCTACCTGACTAGGAAGACATGGGCCTCTAAGTTGACGACACGATGTGAAACGGCGGATTCAAGTATCCGCGAGCTCAACGAGCGCACCGAGATCGTCAACCGAGCTGCCGGCGTTGCTCTCGAGAATCTGAAAACGCACGTGGCTAGCCTGGAGAATCGGTTTCAAGAAGCACAACCGTGGGCCCGCGATCTGGAGAAGGAGCAACAGTCAGCTCTCGAAGGGTGGAAACGTGCACTTGGTAACCTAGCGAATGTTTCAGCGCGAAAGGACTTTTCATTTCTAGGCCGGCCATCGACACCGAAGAAGGATTCGGATAGGTCGACAGGGACATTACTCGACTATGTGGATGCAGGGGAGGTGCATAAAGCCGGAGCCGAAGCATCTGCGACGTCCTCACGCTTTATCCAGCAGTTCCAGGATATTGAAAAGGCTGTTGGAGAGATTGCTGCAGAAACCCAGCGATTGCTCGATGATGTTCCTCCCTCTGGCTCCGACAACGTCGAGGGTCTCCTACAAGAGGTGGAAACATTGGCGAAGAAAATCCAATCCGACTACGAGCATGTTCTTGCCTTGCCCAATAATCAAAAGGCCTTAGCCAGCATCTCTAGACTTGCGCTGAATCATACCAAGGACATTTTACCGTCGATGCTGGAGATTGGCCTTGAGATTCGAGAGGGCTTGGGCGGAGCTGCCAGCCAATATGGTGCTGCGGCAAAGTCTGCCCTTAATCACACGAAACTCATATCTTCTATTGAATCGCGCCTGGCTGACGTACAGTCTCAAATCGCCAACCTCACTTTTCAGAGCGATGCGTTCGATCTGTTGTACTCTGTCTTCCACATGCCTTTGGTTTACGGGTCTGTTCTGATAGAGTCCGTGAGACGGCGGGAATTTAACGATAAGATGAAGAGCGATTCATTGACATTGGCCGAGGAAATGTCAGTTTTCCAGGACGAGGAACAGCgtcgaagaaagaaatgGACGAAGAATATGGAAGATTTCATTTCTATCACGGAAACTACCACACCAGGGATCGAAGTCAATCTACGAGGCCACGATTTCGAATGGCCCACGGTTACCAGGAAAGAAGTCGAATCATACATTGAAGAGTTGAAGTCGAAGCCTGGAATGTCCAACGCGGCGCAAGAATTGGCCCAAGCTTTCAAGGAGATCGATGCTCCTACGCGAGTGCAGCGCCGTAGAGCGAAAGCATTCAAACAAGGCAGTCTATATGACCTAAGCCGCAGCTCCCTCTTACTCCATAGCGACGAAATGGTCCGAAAtttgaaggatgagaaaaaCAAGCTTGAGGAGAAATTACGCGGCTCAGAGAGCAGGATCCGAAAACTGGaagatcttctccatcgtcaGAGCCATATAGGTCGTCCTGCGAGCGGTAATTTCTCCATCGActttcccagctctccagcatctccCCATCCTGACCACATGTCGCGGAGGTCATCGGTATCGTCACGGCGAATGTCTGCAAATCAGACatcggaggagaagaacCTCGTTAACCGTATTGTGCATCTAGAAGCCGAGCTCGCCAACGAACGCGAGACGGTTCAGCGACTACAGCGGGAGGCTCACGTGGAGCGACAGTCAAATACCGATAAGATGCAGGAAGCCCAATCCACGAAGAATGATCTTATCGGAAACCTGGAATCTCGACAACGCGAGTTTGCGGACGAGCGGCGATACTTGGAAGGCGAGGTGAAGCGGTTCAAGATCCGCAtcgaggagcttgaggaaGAGCTAGATAGAGTCGCCGACAGCCGCGATCACGAGAAGCAAGATTCCGACGAACGTATGCACCAGCTGGAACTGGAATTGCAAGATGCACATGTCCGTGCGGATGCGGAAATGCGGAAAGCGAACAACCTACTCGAACAGATGCAATCTCATAAAGATTCGGGGGATCGCTTCCGAGAACAAGTGGACGAACTCGAGAAACAGGACGCAGaaaggaagcagaaagaCCAAGAGCTTTACCAAGCATTGCAAGGTGTCTTTATGAATCTGTCGCCTGGGGGCACTGTACCCAAGGAGGTCGCGGACATCATTAAGGCAATTGACGTGCTTTCTGAGGGCTTAACAATCCACGCTAATACTACCGAGGACAACGCTGCCAAGTCTGCAGCGGAGAATGCAACTCTTACGGAGCGGCTCGAAAAGATGGAGTCCGAAACTGAGACACTGCAGAATGCTTCGGATGGTTACAAGTCCGAGCTGGAGAAAGCTCAGGAAGAGCTCGAACAGGAGAAGTCAAGGTTGATTTCTTTGAAATCTGAGTTGAAAGATGAAAGGGCTAGGCTTGGTGAGCTGGAATCCAAGCTTGCGGCCGGCGAGACAGGCGCCGGTGCCCTACGTGAACATGTTGCAGAAGAGGAGCAGAGGGTGACAGATATATCTGAACAGCTCGCTGAAGTGGAAACACGTGCTCGCCGTTCAGAAGAGGAGGTTTTGCAATGGAAGAAACGGGTTGAAGCCCTATCCGAATCGGATAAACAGGTTACTGCGAAAGTTGATGTCCACACGACAAGACTTGAGGAGCTTTCGCAGCAACTGTTTGCTCAAGTGGAGAAGCTGGGGCGCATGTTGGAGCAATTAGGCTTTACTGTCATCCGGCAAGATGGCGAAATTGTTGTCCAACGATCGTCCAAGGTCAATGCGCTATCCGCTACTGCTGACACTCTGGCGCAATCCGGAGTGGTGTCGGTTAAACCAGATGCAAACCTTCTGAGCTGGATGCAGGCCAATACtccagacgaagaagccgacaAGTTCAAGGCCTTCATGGAGTCCTTACATCAGTTCAATGTGGACATATATGGAGACGCAGTTGTAAAACGAGTGAAAGACATCGAACTGCTCGCTCGGAAATGGCAGAAAGAAGCCCGTGGGTACCGAGACAAATACCATCGCGTGCAAAGCGAGGCACACGACAAAATTGCCTATCGATCCTTCAAAGAGGGCGACCTTGCACTTTTCTTGCCAACACGGAACCAAGCCATTCGGTCGTGGGCCGCGTTCAATGTTGGTGCACCGCACTACTTCCTACGAGAGCAAGATTCTCATAAGCTCCAAGCCAGAGATTGGCTCCTCGCACGGATCACGAAGATCGAAGAGCGGGTTGTTGATCTGTCCAAGTCCATGAACGGTGGTAATCCGGATCGCCGATCAATCGGCGAGGCAAGCGACGGTGCTTCAATTGACGATGAAAACCCATTTGAGCTATCAGACGGCCTCCGCTGGTACCTCCTAGACGCCGCGGAAGAAAAGCCAGGTGCACCAGCAACCCCCGGCCTTGGAAAAAGCACCGTCGCGCCAGCGCATGTCGACGCCCGGGGAAGCATCCGGTTAAAACGCACCCCAGCCGGAGAAAACGTCACAAAAACACTCACAAAGAGCCTCGACAGCCGGAGGAACAGCTCTACCTCCAACAGGAAGGCACCAGCTCCCACATCGGCGCGAGCAAACGACTCCACAGCGGAGCTTATACGCCCAACCGAGGGCGACACCGCTGCCAGCTCCCAGTCTCAGTTACGAGAGCGCGAGCGCGAGGTAGCGCCCATCTTCGACGAGGTTCGCCGTGACCTTCTCCAGGGTCCGTGA
- a CDS encoding centromere protein H (COG:S;~EggNog:ENOG410PQD9;~InterPro:IPR008426,IPR040034;~PFAM:PF05837;~go_component: GO:0000776 - kinetochore [Evidence IEA];~go_process: GO:0051382 - kinetochore assembly [Evidence IEA]), giving the protein MSSSKARGPPQLSSGEVTLLDLAADDPRDTVSFSDKEALIIQLYHQVQEQELEKAILEQESEPPSTNDAEDLATAERELLDARATYTVRKKAVNTVLITDPILKAVHLKGATPAERALLRLINRRDILSLAQENLTETHVATLKKLSTVEVENLQLHEKNQELARELLELTKDDDSWREKLDDPELKQQLSELETDHKKSKARWETMKSVASAIVVASGVNWAEDEGLTALVLDESTD; this is encoded by the exons ATGTCGTCGTCCAAAGCCAGGGGACCCCCCCAACTGAGCTCGGGCGAAGTCACACTGCTGGACCTGGCAGCTGACGATCCCCGAGACACTGTATCGTTTTCGGATAAAGAAGCCTTGATCATTCAGCTATATCACCAAGTCCAGGAGCAAGAACTCGAGAAGGCTATTTTGGAACAAG AATCGGAACCACCCTCCACAAACGATGCAGAGGACCTCGCTACAGCAGAACGGGAACTGCTCGACGCGAGAGCTACCTACACCGTTAGGAAAAAAGCGGTCAACACCGTGCTTATAACGGACCCTATCCTCAAGGCTGTTCATTTAAAAGGAGCAACTCCTGCTGAGCG GGCGCTCCTTCGTCTCATCAACCGCCGGGATATATTGTCCTTGGCGCAGGAGAATTTAACCGAGACGCATGTCGCGACTCTGAAGAAGCTCTCAACCGTTGAGGTAGAGAACTTGCAGCTCCACGAGAAGAATCAAGAGCTGGCTCGGGAGCTGCTAGAGCTTACAAAGGACGACGATTCCTGGAGAGAGAAGCTCGACGATCCCGAGCTGAAACAGCAGTTGTCTGAGCTCGAAACAGACCACAAGAAGAGTAAAGCCAGATGGGAAACCATGAAGAGCGTCGCAAGCGCAATTGTTGTGGCCAGCGGAGTGAATTGGGCGGAAGACGAGGGTCTCACGGCTCTTGTTCTCGATGAATCCACTGATTGA